The following proteins are co-located in the Helicobacter acinonychis genome:
- a CDS encoding transaldolase: MQEFSLWCDFIEKDFLENDFLKLINKGAICGATSNPSLFCEAITKSAFYKDEIAKLKGKKAKEIYETLALKDILQASNALMPLHEKDPKNGYISLEIDPFLEDDAAKSIDEAKRLFKILNRPNVMIKVPASESGLEAVSALAKASIPINATLVFSPKIAGEIAQILAKDAQKRAVISVFVSRFDKEIDPLVVQNLQAKSGIINAIECYHTINEHASKFTSTLFASTGVKSNALAKDYYIKALCFKNSINTAPLDALNAYLLNLNTEYQTPLKSAEIEAFKKELQTQNIDLENTAQKLLKEGLIAFKQSFEKLLKSF, translated from the coding sequence ATGCAAGAATTTAGTTTGTGGTGCGATTTTATAGAAAAGGATTTTTTAGAAAACGACTTTTTAAAGCTCATTAATAAGGGGGCTATTTGTGGGGCGACCAGTAACCCTAGCTTGTTTTGTGAGGCGATTACAAAAAGCGCATTTTATAAAGATGAAATCGCTAAACTCAAAGGCAAAAAAGCCAAAGAAATTTATGAAACTTTGGCGTTAAAGGATATTTTACAAGCTTCTAATGCGTTAATGCCTTTACATGAAAAAGACCCTAAAAATGGTTACATTAGCCTAGAAATTGACCCTTTTTTAGAAGACGATGCGGCTAAAAGCATTGATGAAGCCAAGCGGTTATTTAAAATATTAAATCGCCCTAATGTGATGATCAAAGTCCCAGCGAGTGAGAGCGGACTTGAAGCCGTCAGTGCTTTAGCTAAAGCCTCTATTCCCATTAATGCAACTTTAGTCTTTTCGCCCAAAATTGCGGGCGAGATCGCTCAAATATTGGCTAAAGATGCACAAAAAAGAGCGGTCATTAGCGTGTTTGTCTCACGATTTGATAAGGAAATAGACCCCCTAGTGGTTCAAAACTTACAAGCTAAAAGTGGGATTATCAACGCCATAGAGTGCTATCATACAATCAATGAGCATGCTAGCAAATTCACAAGCACCCTTTTTGCATCCACAGGCGTTAAATCCAATGCTTTAGCTAAAGATTACTACATTAAAGCGCTATGCTTTAAAAACTCTATCAACACAGCCCCCCTAGACGCTTTAAACGCTTATTTACTTAATCTCAATACAGAATACCAAACCCCTTTAAAAAGTGCAGAAATTGAAGCGTTTAAAAAAGAATTACAAACGCAAAACATTGATTTAGAAAACACTGCTCAAAAACTCCTTAAAGAAGGCTTGATTGCATTCAAACAATCCTTTGAAAAGCTTCTAAAGAGTTTTTGA